CTTATCACAAACACAATTATGAAAAGAATTCTTCTCTGCACTGATGGATCTTCTTTCTCTCAAAGTAGTTATCAGTACGCTGCGTGGTTAGCTCCCAGGATGACTGCTGCAATCGAGGTACTTTATGTCACAGATATCCGCACCCAAAAGACAGCTGGAACAGGCGACTGGAGTGGGAGTATTGGCATTGATGCTTCTAAAGAACTATTAAATAAGTTAGTAGATTTGGAGCATGAAAAAGCAAAACTTAACCATCAAAAAGCAAAACTCATTCTCCAAAATGCCGAACATTTTTTTATAACCAGTGGAGTTAGTGATGTGAAATTTACTCATCATACTGGTTTTTTGGTTGATAGCCTCCACGAATTTGAAGCACAAGTAGATTTAATCATACTTGGAAAACGAGGCGAAAATGCTGAGTTTGCTTCAGGACACCTCGGCGCTAACTTGGAGCGTGTGATACATTCTAGTCATAAACCTTGCCTTGTAACATCACATAACTTTCAGCCAATAAGTAAGATACTGCTAGCTTATGATGGCGGTAAGAGTTGTCAGAAAGCTTTGCAGTTTTTAATGGAATCACCTGCTTTTAAAGACATGGAACTTCATTTGCTCACTGTAGCAAAGAAACAGGGAGATGAAGCAGCCATGCCTCACCTGCAAACTGCTGAAATAAAAGCACGTACAACTGGCTTTGCACCAATTTGTCAGATAATACATGGTGAAGCAGAAAAGGTTATAGCCAACTACGTAGAAGCCCAGAACATCAATTTACTAATTATGGGAGCTTACGCACACAGCCGCATTCGGCACTTAGTAATTGGCAGTACTACAGCCCAAATGCTACGCAGCAGCCATATTCCTGTCTTGCTGTTTAGGTAGATTTTTTCTCAAATACATCCACAAAAGTCACTAGCAATACTTAAGTTGAGAAATTAACGGTAAAATTTACGGTCTAATGAAGCACCAAAAATTAAATATTGGTTGCTTTTTTTATCTGTATTTACTCTGATTTTAGTGGTTATCTATTTAATTAATAGAGACTTTAGGATAGTATCATTAATGTCTTAAATTAGAAATTTACTGATTATAAAAATCTACTTATCTTTAAAACTTTATATTTTTAATTTAAACTTTACTGTTTCTTGATGATAATTTTGTAAGTCTCTTTTACGATGGTGGAAGCACACTAATTGTGTCACTATAAAGGCACTTTAGTGAATATGTAAATTCTCTGTGTACGTAATGATGACAACAGCAGCAGACTCTAAAAACTGGCTGCAAGTAAGCCGTTATAGTAATCGGGGAAGTATTTATTTGTTTGCTCCGATGGTTAACTTCAATGTGATGGCTGAAGTTGGAGATACTCCCCCCTAATTCAATCTGCTTGTACTTGCTTGTAAATTTTATGAGGAATTCGACAATTACATCTTGATGTCAGCGAGGAAATTTGATTCCGACTTGGAACATAAACAGATGTAATTGAATTGAAATAATTACTTTGATATTTGATGACTGAATATCTGAATTATAGTAGCTTGTCAAATTGCTAACTAATACACATCGAGAGTTAGATGTTTGATGTTGTGGTAAAGCATTAAGCTTCAGTATTCATTAGTGACAAATATAAAAAAGTGTTTTCTCTAATTTTCAACTAGTATAAGTGATAAATAATACAGCATAATTCCGAAAATTGTAAACTGCTATAATTACAAAATTTGCTTGTAAACAGATACAGCATTTCTTGTATAGCTATGTCTAACAATTAAATAACACCTGTATTTAATAGCTTCTAACTTTAGAGCTTGTATTGAGTTTTTCAAATATTTGAAAAACTTTATCTTAGCCATCCTATTTTTTATTAATCTGCAATCTCAAAATGCAGATATAGAAATACAAATGGTATATAAAAAGATTCAAATGCAGGATGTTTTTACTTGGACTTACACAAAACTCTCTGAAACCCTTATTCCTCCGTGTTGCGCCAGTTGCTACCCTGCGGGAAGCCGCTCCGCGTCTACGATTTTCTATTACCTGTGCGTAAGTCCTGAATTTCATAAATCTCCAAGAACACAATTTAGCTGGGAATAATATAGCCATGAATAACTTGAAACATTTTTCAAAGTTGAAGCGGTTTCAGCAACTTTTGTTGACCACTCTTTTAGGCGATGTTCCAACAATTTTCGGGGGTGTAAAGTTACGGAATTTGCTATATCGCGCTATTTTTCCTCGGATAGGTAGTTCAGTTTATATTCAAGATGGTGTTGAATTTATTAGTACTGATGCTATTCAAATTGGGGATGGAGTTTATATTTTTAAAGGTGTTCGTATCGATGGAAGAGGACACGAAAACAATAGAATTCATCTCGAAAATGGAGTTATCCTAGAGCGCAATGTTCTAATTGGGGCAATAAATAACACTTCTATTCACATTGGACAAGATACTTTTATTGGCCCTAGCGTTTGTATTAGCGGCCCTGGAGATATCAAAATTGGTAAGCACTGTTTAATTGCAGCCCACACTGCAATATATGCCAATAATCACAACTTTACAGATCCGACAGAACCAATTAAATACCAAGGTATTACTTGTAAAGGAATCGTGATTGAGGATGACTGTTGGCTAGGACATGGGGTAAAAGTATTAGATGGTGCCACCATTGGTAGAGGCAGTGTTATTGGTGCTGGTGCTGTTGTTACTAAAGATATTCCCCCATTTTCGGTAGCTGTGGGTGTACCTGCACGAGTAATTAAAAGCCGTGACGGTAAAGAACTTTTCAAATCTACAGAATCGACTTTATTAACTTCAAACTAAGTTTGTATAAGGTGAGCCTGGGTAGTTTACTCGGACACAGGCGACCATTTTCTAGTTCCATACACAATCTTTTGAAAACATAATTCTATCAAGGATTTGAGTATTATTCAGAAGATTACTAGCGTTAACTTGAGGCCAATGTATCTATCAGTAAAAACATAAAAGGAGATTAATTTAATGACTAAAATCACAGAAAAATCTACAGAGAAGAGACTGCATCTCGCTTACTTGGATGGCTTACGTGGATTGGCATCTTTGTATGTTGTATTTGTCCATATCGAACCGTCAATTGGAGGACAATTACCTACATTGTGGTCATTGTTTGGCAGAACTATGAAATATGGTTCATTTAGTGTTGTAACTTTTATTGTACTTTCTGGCTATGTTTTGATGCTGCCAGTAGCCCGTTCTGAAAATGGTCATTTAAAAGAAAATTTGATTAATTATATCAAGAGGCGATCGCAACGAATTCTACCACCTTACTATGTGACTATGTTCATCTGTTTACTAATAGCAGCAATTATCTTTATCTTAGAAAATCTCACTAGTTTTCAGTGGAACAATGATGCCGGAGCGGGAGCATACTCTCCTAAGTTTTCGTTAATGGATGTCTTGTCTCACCTGTTATTAGTTCATAATCTTAGCGGTAGCACATACCTGACTATTAATCCACCGATGTGGACTGTCGCGACGGAATGGCAGATATACTTTTTATTGCCATTATTGTTATTACCGATATGGCGAAATTTCGGATTATTGTTAGTTGTGATTATCGCTTTTGCAATTGGGCTAACACCTATCTATTTGTTCAATGGATTACTTGAGTCAGCAAGTCCTTGGTTTTTAGGTGTGTTCTCTTTAGGAATGGCAGCAGCAGATATTGGATTTTCTCGAAAACCCAAGCTATTAGCTATGAGAAATTCCCTCCCGTGGGGTTGGTTGGCTATTATCTTCACTTGTATTGCCTTTTTAACTGAGTGGCAAAAACTAGGATTGCATATATGGATTAATCAGAGTTTTTTTGGTCTTGCGGTTGCCTGTTTA
The Nostoc punctiforme PCC 73102 genome window above contains:
- a CDS encoding universal stress protein, whose protein sequence is MKRILLCTDGSSFSQSSYQYAAWLAPRMTAAIEVLYVTDIRTQKTAGTGDWSGSIGIDASKELLNKLVDLEHEKAKLNHQKAKLILQNAEHFFITSGVSDVKFTHHTGFLVDSLHEFEAQVDLIILGKRGENAEFASGHLGANLERVIHSSHKPCLVTSHNFQPISKILLAYDGGKSCQKALQFLMESPAFKDMELHLLTVAKKQGDEAAMPHLQTAEIKARTTGFAPICQIIHGEAEKVIANYVEAQNINLLIMGAYAHSRIRHLVIGSTTAQMLRSSHIPVLLFR
- a CDS encoding acyltransferase, with the protein product MNNLKHFSKLKRFQQLLLTTLLGDVPTIFGGVKLRNLLYRAIFPRIGSSVYIQDGVEFISTDAIQIGDGVYIFKGVRIDGRGHENNRIHLENGVILERNVLIGAINNTSIHIGQDTFIGPSVCISGPGDIKIGKHCLIAAHTAIYANNHNFTDPTEPIKYQGITCKGIVIEDDCWLGHGVKVLDGATIGRGSVIGAGAVVTKDIPPFSVAVGVPARVIKSRDGKELFKSTESTLLTSN
- a CDS encoding acyltransferase family protein, with the protein product MTKITEKSTEKRLHLAYLDGLRGLASLYVVFVHIEPSIGGQLPTLWSLFGRTMKYGSFSVVTFIVLSGYVLMLPVARSENGHLKENLINYIKRRSQRILPPYYVTMFICLLIAAIIFILENLTSFQWNNDAGAGAYSPKFSLMDVLSHLLLVHNLSGSTYLTINPPMWTVATEWQIYFLLPLLLLPIWRNFGLLLVVIIAFAIGLTPIYLFNGLLESASPWFLGVFSLGMAAADIGFSRKPKLLAMRNSLPWGWLAIIFTCIAFLTEWQKLGLHIWINQSFFGLAVACLFISFTKSIVEDKQLPFLVRFLQHHIFIALGTFSYSLYLIHGPVLVFVRYFLFYLPISPDIFAAASYLVGTAMSLIIAYWFYLFFERPFMSGFLKKRKVKDALS